A region from the Algoriphagus machipongonensis genome encodes:
- a CDS encoding glycoside hydrolase family 43 protein gives MTFDLKSILPVEPHAFVFTFLIFISICAQSFSQQPTNYTSFKPGGQWLADDGEHIDSHGGNIIYVESTQTYYWYGEHRGTPRGASCYSSKDLYNWKNEGVVLEKGEIEVFERPKVIYDEVNKKFVMWFHFDNSKYLAAELGVAVSDTPTGPFEIQEHYRPNGHESRDIGMYFEPDTKKAYIGYAADHINKTIRMVELSENYLATTSKDVDIEAHCEGPGILKKNGKFYLLTSGCSGWTPNPATYYTAENIMGPYTKHGNPFVGDAGNNSFNSQPCFIFKIPGYKDAYLYMGDRWNGRGKPESEYVFLPITITEEGEMEIHWYNEWDLSMFTPEKKN, from the coding sequence ATGACATTTGATTTAAAGTCTATCTTACCTGTTGAACCACATGCCTTTGTTTTTACTTTTTTGATATTCATATCTATTTGTGCCCAGTCATTCTCTCAGCAACCCACCAACTACACTTCTTTTAAGCCAGGAGGCCAATGGTTAGCTGATGATGGAGAGCATATTGATAGCCATGGAGGAAACATTATTTATGTGGAATCAACACAAACTTATTATTGGTATGGCGAGCATAGAGGGACTCCCCGAGGTGCTTCTTGTTATTCTTCAAAAGACCTTTACAATTGGAAAAATGAGGGCGTAGTTTTAGAGAAGGGAGAAATTGAAGTGTTCGAAAGGCCAAAAGTTATCTATGATGAAGTGAATAAAAAATTTGTCATGTGGTTCCATTTTGATAATTCTAAATATTTGGCTGCGGAGCTGGGTGTTGCTGTAAGTGACACCCCTACTGGACCATTTGAAATTCAAGAGCATTACCGCCCTAATGGTCATGAGTCAAGGGATATCGGTATGTATTTCGAGCCAGATACCAAAAAAGCCTACATAGGATATGCCGCAGATCATATCAACAAAACCATTAGAATGGTCGAATTATCTGAAAATTACTTGGCTACTACCTCCAAGGATGTTGATATTGAGGCGCATTGTGAAGGCCCAGGAATACTAAAGAAAAATGGAAAATTCTACTTGTTAACAAGTGGATGCTCAGGTTGGACCCCTAACCCTGCGACTTATTACACTGCAGAAAACATTATGGGTCCATATACCAAACATGGTAATCCTTTTGTTGGAGATGCAGGAAACAATTCATTCAATTCCCAGCCCTGCTTTATTTTTAAAATCCCAGGCTACAAAGATGCATACCTCTATATGGGAGATCGATGGAATGGGCGTGGCAAGCCTGAATCCGAATATGTATTCCTTCCAATCACGATTACTGAAGAAGGAGAAATGGAAATCCATTGGTACAATGAATGGGATCTCAGCATGTTTACCCCAGAAAAGAAAAATTAA
- a CDS encoding PQQ-dependent sugar dehydrogenase, which translates to MNKLINTCILSVLLTQFSCAQNNSSTSPTPEGNLAVVEAFPALSFTRPVDFQHAGDNTKRLFVVEQRGVISVFENDANASEKTEFLSLESQVDDSGNEEGLLGLAFHPEFVSNGYFYVNYTASNPNRTIISRFSVSASNPNQADPASELVLLEFEQPYSNHNGGQISFGPDGFLYIAVGDGGSGGDPKENGQNKNTLLGTILRIDVNKSNGSKSYSIPSDNPFVNNSNGFREEIYAYGLRNPWRFSFDTANGQLWVGDVGQNKFEEIDIIKNGGNYGWNRMEGFHCFKPSDCDKTGLEMPIWEYDRSNGDISVTGGFVYRGSNFKELEGLYVYADFVSGRIWSLDASSPASPVNKELFDMDFAISSFGVDQDQELYICGFDDKIYKFKKIN; encoded by the coding sequence ATGAATAAGTTAATCAACACTTGTATTTTATCGGTTCTTTTGACCCAGTTTTCCTGTGCACAGAACAATTCATCCACCTCACCTACCCCAGAAGGCAATCTTGCAGTGGTAGAAGCTTTCCCAGCTTTGTCTTTTACCCGACCAGTGGATTTCCAGCATGCAGGAGATAATACCAAAAGACTGTTTGTTGTAGAGCAGAGAGGAGTAATTTCTGTTTTTGAAAATGATGCTAATGCCTCAGAAAAAACCGAATTCCTTTCTTTAGAAAGTCAAGTTGATGATTCCGGAAATGAGGAAGGCTTATTGGGGCTTGCTTTCCACCCTGAATTTGTGAGCAACGGCTATTTTTATGTGAATTACACAGCATCCAATCCAAATAGAACAATTATTTCAAGATTTTCCGTTTCTGCTTCCAACCCGAATCAGGCAGATCCTGCAAGTGAACTGGTACTTTTGGAATTCGAACAACCCTACTCCAATCACAATGGAGGACAAATTTCCTTTGGTCCAGATGGCTTCCTTTATATCGCTGTAGGTGATGGAGGAAGTGGTGGTGATCCGAAAGAGAATGGTCAAAACAAAAATACGCTGCTTGGAACGATCCTTCGAATAGACGTAAATAAGTCAAACGGCTCAAAAAGCTATTCTATTCCTTCGGACAATCCATTTGTTAATAACTCAAATGGATTTAGAGAGGAAATTTACGCTTATGGTCTTCGGAATCCTTGGAGATTTAGTTTTGACACCGCCAACGGACAGCTTTGGGTGGGTGATGTTGGACAAAATAAATTTGAAGAAATAGATATCATCAAAAATGGAGGAAACTATGGGTGGAACAGAATGGAAGGATTCCACTGTTTTAAACCATCCGATTGTGATAAAACAGGCTTGGAAATGCCAATTTGGGAGTATGACAGGTCAAATGGAGACATTTCTGTGACTGGGGGCTTTGTTTACCGGGGTTCAAATTTTAAGGAATTAGAAGGTTTATATGTTTATGCGGATTTTGTATCAGGAAGAATTTGGAGCTTAGATGCTTCTTCTCCTGCTAGCCCAGTCAATAAAGAACTTTTCGATATGGACTTTGCTATTTCATCCTTTGGAGTCGACCAAGACCAAGAGCTTTACATCTGTGGTTTTGATGATAAAATATATAAGTTCAAAAAGATTAATTGA